One window of Magallana gigas chromosome 2, xbMagGiga1.1, whole genome shotgun sequence genomic DNA carries:
- the LOC105340121 gene encoding porphobilinogen deaminase codes for METKSVVKVGSRKSQLALIQTNTIINQLKKLNPNLSFEVISMQTTGDKVLDAALSKIGEKNLFTRELELALEKKEVDFVVHSLKDLPTALPEGLLIGCIYKRDSPYDAVVMHPSNAGKKLEDLPEGSVIGTSSLRRAAQLARKFPHFKFENIRGNLNTRFRKLDEDNKYSAIILAEAGLHRMGWPDRISQVLDKDTCMYAVSQGAMAVECRNSDPFTLSLLSQIHHPETVIQCVAERAFLKKLEGGCSVPVSAFSEVKDGKLSLTGGVFSIDGKQGRIEYACDSLPESIEEKEKPTVSPNGPREFAGIVGSEKVSIATLEVAQRVGLQVAELLLNTEAKEILANAKAETAAAVIAEKQKKDAEKMKNEAEKPQANGIS; via the exons ATGGAAACTAAAAGTGTTGTAAAAGTCGGTTCTCGTAAGAGTCAG CTTGCATTGATTCAAACCAATACTATTATCAACCAGCTGAAAAAACTCAACCCAAACCTTTCATTTGAAGTCA TTTCTATGCAGACAACTGGAGATAAAGTGTTGGATGCTGCATTATCAAAG ATAGGGGAGAAAAACCTGTTTACACGAGAGCTAGAGCTTGCATTGGAGAAGAAAGAGGTGGACTTTGTGGTCCACTCCCTGAAGGACCTCCCCACAGCCTTACCGGAGGGGCTGCTCATTGGCTGTATCTACAA gAGAGACAGTCCTTATGATGCAGTGGTGATGCATCCATCAAATGCTGGAAAGAAGCTTGAAGACTTACCAGAAGGAAG tgTAATTGGAACAAGTTCTTTGAGACGAGCTGCACAGCTAGCAAGGAAGTTCCCACacttcaaatttgaaaatatc AGAGGAAATCTGAACACGAGGTTCAGGAAGCTGGATGAGGACAATAAATACTCTGCCATTATTCTAGCAGAAGCTGGCTTGCATCGGATGGGATGGCCGGATAGAATCTCTCAG GTTTTGGACAAGGATACCTGTATGTATGCTGTCTCTCAGGGGGCCATGGCAGTAGAGTGTAGGAACAGCGACCCCTTCACCCTCAGCCTCCTCTCCCAGATCCACCACCCAGAAACCGTGATTCAGTGTGTGGCAGAAAGGGCCTTCCTAAAGAAACTG GAGGGTGGGTGCAGTGTGCCAGTCTCCGCCTTCTCAGAAGTTAAAGATGGAAAG TTATCCCTGACTGGTGGGGTTTTCAGCATTGACGGAAAACAAGGCAGGATAGAGTATGCGTGCGACAGTCTTCCGGAGTCTATTGAAGAGAAGGAAAAG ccAACTGTGTCTCCAAATGGCCCAAGAGAGTTCGCTGGCATCGTAGGCAGTGAAAAAGTTTCTATAGCAACCCTAGAGGTAGCTCAAAGAGTAGGACTTCAGGTAGCAGAACTTTTATTGAATACAGAGGCCAAAGAAATTCTTGCCAATGCCAAAGCAGAAACTGCAGCTGCTGTCATTGCAGAGAAACAGAAAAAAGAcgctgaaaaaatgaaaaacgaagcaGAGAAACCCCAAGCCAATGGAATTAGCTAG